The stretch of DNA ACTGAAAAATGTTGAATCTGGTCCAGTATTGGTGCCAAAGAGGGTTTCTACAAAACGATGGTCCTGTTGAGCAGATGCCTTGAAAGCACTTATTCAAGGATATCACCTAATCTGTGAAGCTCTTAAAAATAGCAAGTGATGAAAATGATTTAGCCAAAGCACGGTATGTGGGCAATGGACTCCATGACAAGATGCTCAAATTAGAGATTGCAATTTATGATGTTTTTTTGCATGACATTCTTGGCCGAGTTGATGCTACAAGTAACACACTGCATGACTCAAAACTTGATCTGAACGCACCAGTAGCAGTGTTGAAGTCCTTGGAATGTTTTTTACGTGAAAAGCAAGAGTGCTTTCATGTTCATGAGGAAAAGGGACAGGACATATCTGGAACCGATGAATATTTTCCACCCCGCATTCGTCACCGCAATGTGCGCCTGAATCCGTTGGATTATGGACGATCTGAGGAAGTAACTCTTTCTCACTCTGAAAACTTTTGTGCTGATAATTCTCTTCCAGTAATTGCTCAGTTTTTTAGTTCCCTTAATCAACGTTTGAAGGCCTATGAGAACACCTGCTCCCTTTTCGGATTCTTATCTGGACTGGAATCACTGAGCTGTACTGAAAGAGAAGCAGCGGCAGTAAAATTAGTTTGTGAATATATAGATGATCTGGATCAATCACTTGGTGTTGAACTTGTACAGTTTTCAGTTTTTTTCACCCAGTTTCTGGATGATTATGTTAAGACTGATAGCTTTGGGAAGGAGCATTTCCTATACAAATTGCTGCTAGACAAAAATGTTGCAGATACTTTATCTAATGTTGAGATAATGCTACGGATGTACTTGGTGCTTATGGTCACAAATGGCTCTGGAGAACGTTCATTCAGCAAAATGAAGTATATAAAAAACAGACTTCGTACTACAATGCATCATGATCGACTCAGTTACCTGGCTTTGATGAGCATTGAGTATGACATCCTCAGACACATTGACTTTGATATATTGATCACCCAATTTGTAAGGGCCAAGTCTCGTAAAGTGTCTGGTTTGTAAATACAGATACCGCTATAGTTTTTCTTTCTACGAAGAAACTTTGGTTTTGATTTTAAGATTGGCGGCACAGAGTATGGGTCATGCTTCCTAATCAACTTCGAAAAATGGTCAGTTTGTACAGTCAGGTGTGAAGAGTCCTGATGAGTGAAGGCAAACTAACATATTTAGATTTATGGTAATAAAACATATGCTATTTATTTGAATTGCTTTTCACCATCTTTTTATATTTGAGTGTACAGAGTCAGGATAGGTCATTTTGCACACGTGATTAAAATGACCAAAATTTATTACTGGTATGACCGGCAAAGATGATTTCCCGGTGGAGCTTACAGCGGCCCCCGGTGAGGCTTGCTTCGCTCGCCACCCACCTCAAGCAGGGTGGGCCTCCACACACAGATTGTCCAGGGGCCTCCACATGCCTAAATCTGGCCCTGCCTCACGTTTCTAAAAGGCATTAGGTGCAGTCCTTAGCACATCATTAAAACATAGTAGAACATGTAACCCAGAGGCATCCCTTAGAGCTGGGTGTCTGGTTCCCTTATCACTCCCCACAAAGCATTCAATATGTTACCTGCTGAAGCATTGTTCGATCGAGTATTACGCATCCCAGCGGAAATCCTTCCGGGTAACAATGAGAAAAGGCTAATAGAGGATAAAAGTGTACTTCTGTGTCCATCATGGATTAAGAAAAATCAGTGCTCAATGAACCTAAAAGTAGCTCTAATATGAGATGAATATAGTGCCCCTGAATAAAGGCTTTAAATttgaagactgatgaaaagcttcTACTATCCTAAATTTAGAAATTATTAGTGTCAAGGATCTACCTATGTCTCAAAACAATTTTGCAGCTTGAGTATGATGAACAACATTGCCTTTTCATATTAAATCTAAATGTATTACTTAAGGAAGACAGGGTAAACAAATGTGTTTAATGTGCCTGTCATAATACTTTTTTTTCGCTAGATAAATGAGTAGGCCCCTTCTggaacaaataagaaaaaagaaagatgaactcTTTTTTTAAATGTTAGGTTGTATTACCCGAAAAACAATTCACGAAATTTGATCATAGGAGGATATTGGAATAATATAACAAGACCGATTTTTCTGATAACAATATCCATAGTATTTCCGAGGAtctttaaatattgaaaaatgtttggCAACTCAGAGACAAGTGGCTCTCAACAAATAATTGTATATTATACGCATATTGAACAGGTATGGTTCTAGGATTGATCGTAAATATGCACGAGGTCGGAGGAATAttgtaatggaataaaaaaatctatCATTTATAGAATTGTCCCTCTTGGCTTGATTTAACTGAGAGAGCAAATTTCGATATTAGTAACGGATGTGACATAGAGTGGTCAAATGTTTTTAACCTCTTATCACAACTATTTTTTGTACTGTGTATCCTATTATTAATTAAATCTTATATACATCAACGTAATCAAACTTGTCGTACTTCATTAGATATTCATACAAAATTATTGCTATCGTATAAAAGATTTAGTAGAATCTATAGATTATATTTAACTGTTTATAATGATaatagcactactactactact from Palaemon carinicauda isolate YSFRI2023 chromosome 5, ASM3689809v2, whole genome shotgun sequence encodes:
- the LOC137640440 gene encoding uncharacterized protein — translated: MLKLEIAIYDVFLHDILGRVDATSNTLHDSKLDLNAPVAVLKSLECFLREKQECFHVHEEKGQDISGTDEYFPPRIRHRNVRLNPLDYGRSEEVTLSHSENFCADNSLPVIAQFFSSLNQRLKAYENTCSLFGFLSGLESLSCTEREAAAVKLVCEYIDDLDQSLGVELVQFSVFFTQFLDDYVKTDSFGKEHFLYKLLLDKNVADTLSNVEIMLRMYLVLMVTNGSGERSFSKMKYIKNRLRTTMHHDRLSYLALMSIEYDILRHIDFDILITQFVRAKSRKVSGL